In Edaphobacter aggregans, the sequence ACGAATCCTCACATTGGAAACTATGGAACCACACCGCATGATGCGGAGGCGAAGAGACCGTACATCGAAGGGCTGGTGACGCGGGAGTTTTCGCCGATGAGCTCGAACTGGCGCTCGACGCAGGTGGCCGATGAGTATCTGGAGCGCTATGGCGTGCCGGTGATTGCAGAGGTGGATACGCGAGCGGTGGTGCGGCATCTGCGGGCCAATGGCGTGATGCGTGGCGTGATCGCTTCGGGCGACAACCTTGACGTGGATGCGCTGGTGGCGCGGGCACGGGCGATCAAGAAGATGGAAGGCACGGATCTGGCCAGCGTTGTGAGCACGAAGGAAGCTTATACGTGGGATGCGACGGAGCCGAAGAATCAGACGGGGGATTCACTGCTGAAGTCCACTGTAGATGGGGCCGACCCGCTGCATGTGGTGGCGTATGACTTCGGGATCAAAGAGAACATTCTGCGGATGCTGGCGCGGGAGAACATCAATGTGACCGTGGTTCCTGCGCGGACTCCGGCGGAAGATGTGCTGGCGATGAATCCGGATGGGGTCTTCTTCTCGAATGGGCCGGGTGATCCGGAGCCTCTGGACTACGCGATTGAGACGGTGCAGAAGCTGAAGGGCAAGAAGCCGCTGTTTGGAATTTGCCTGGGGCATCAGATCTTTGGGCTGGCTCTGGGCGGCAAGACCTACAAGCTGAAGTTTGGGCATCATGGCGGGAACCATCCGATCATGAATCACCAGACGGGCAAGGTGGAGATTACTGCGCAGAACCATAACTTCAATGTCGATCCTGACTCGCTGCCTGGAGACGTGGAGAAGACGCATACGAATCTGAATGATCAGACGCTGGCGGGGTTGAAGCACAAGACCGACCCGATGTTCAGCGTGCAGTATCACCCAGAGGCTAGTCCGGGGCCGCATGACTCGCATTATCTCTTCAAGGATTTTCGGAAGATGATGGAAGAGTGGAAGAGATAAACCGAAAAGCGTGGCTTTGGTCACGCTTTTTTGCAGGAACAAATCCGCGGGGTAAATAGAGGCATGGCGAGCCGGAGTGACATCACGAGCATGATCACGTCAACTGACAGTTCAGCATTCAGTCGACGCACGGAAGGCCTCTTCCGTGGCATCGCTGCAATGGCGATTCTGATCTGGGTGTGGCGGATTGTTTCGGTTTGGCATTCCCCCTTGAGCTATGACGATGCGTATATGTTTTACCGTTATGCGGAGCAACTGCGTCCCGGTCATGGATTCTCGTGGAATGCTGGAGGCGGTCCTACGTATGGGCCAACAAGTCTGCTTTGGACAGCGACCATATTTCTGCTGAGCATGCTGCCACTAGCACCGGGGAAAGTGCTTCTGCTGGGGTCGTGGTTGTCGGGCGGGGCCGCTGTGGGTACGACGGCGTGGGCCGTGTCTGCGAATGCGACAAGTTCCTTGCTCAAAGGGGTAGGTCGCGTGGCTGCGATTCTCGGCGTGCTGCTGATGCTGCTCTCGACCTTCCGGCTAAATGTGATAACCGGCATGGACACGATGGAGAGCGTAGCGGCTAATGCTCTTGTTGCGGGAATGATTCTGCTTTGGACCCGAGAGCCGACAAAAGAACGGGCCGGAGTGGCTGGGTTCTGCGGCGTTCTGGCATTTCTCGTGCGGCCGGATTCGGCTTTGCCTGTCGTGTTACTGGCGATCCTGGCAGACCGGTTGCTTGTGGAACGTCAACAACGAGGCCGTACGTTGTGGTTGCTGCTGGGCGTGTTTTTTGCGGGCATGGGATTGGACCTGTTACTTTGCCGGCTTTATTTCGGAACGGCGGTCCCTCTGAGCTTTTACGTGAAAACTGGTGCGGGATATGCGGGGTACATTTTCGACTGGCAACCGGCGCTTGCGGGCTTCAACTTTTTACGTTGGGCCGTAGTCTTTTTGCTGCCCATTCTTGTTCTGATCGACCGGCAGAACTGGCGCATCGCGGTGACGTTTCTGGTGCCGATGGCCGCTGGATTTACGTACTTCATGACGCTGGTCCAGCAAATCATGGGTATGCCTTCGAGGTATTATGCTCCGCTGTTTCCATTTGTGGTGATACCGGCGATGTTGATGATCGATAAGGCATTGCTCCAGTGGCCGGAGGGGCTGCTGCGAACGGCTACTATTCGAGTCGCAGTGGTGGCGGCGCTGGTGTTGTCGCTGGGACCGATGCGGACGGTACGACTGGTGGATGCGGCTTTGCTGGGACACAGGACCGCTTACCGTGAACCTGTACGCCTGACCGATGCTGGCAAGCCGTTGCCTTCGATGGGCTGGTTTGAGGCTCAGGTGGCATTGGCGGATGACGTAATCGCTGGACTACCTACAGGTGCGCGGGTTGCGAGCACCGAAGTAGGTTATATGGGCGCTAAAGCTCCTCAGGCAGATGTGATCGATCTGGCAGGGTTGAATAATACGGAGATTGCGCGGCACGGTTTTTCTGCACAGCGGTTGTTTGCCATGAAGCCGGATATCGTATGGATGCCACTGACGGACTATTCGTATATGTGCGGAAGCGTCTACAGCGCGCCAGAGTTGCTGCGCGACTACGACGTATGGGATGGAGCGTTTACGTTCGGACTGGCAGTGCGGAAGGACAGTCCGTATCGCAAAGAGATTGATGAGGAATTGAAGGCGGCCTTTGCAAAGATTTATCCAGGGTTGGAGATGAAGAGGTATCTGGTTCGCTCGGTGGAGTGGAATCGCGAGCCTTACCGATGGCCGAGTTAGAGACGGGCTCGAGATAAAGCAGAAGTAAGGGCCACAGGCTAACAATATAGAAGGGTAGACAGGAACAACAAAGATATGCCGCGTAGGAATGACATTGCGAAGATTTTGGTGATCGGCTCGGGGCCGATTGTGATTGGGCAGTCGGCGGAGTTTGATTATTCCGGCACGCAGGCTTGTAAGGCGCTGAAGGCGGAGGGGTATGAGGTTGTTCTGATCAACTCGAACCCGGCGTCGATCATGACCGATCCTGAGGTGGCGGATCGGACTTATATTGAGCCTTTGAATGCTGCTTATCTCGAGGAGATTTTGCGGATTGAAGTCGAGATGATGCAAGAAGGCTCCGGCAAGTTTGCGTTGCTGCCTACGGTGGGTGGGCAGACGGCGCTGAATCTTGCGGTGGATCTGGCGGATTCGGGTGTGCTGGAGAAGCTGGGTGTGGAACTGATCGGCGCGAAGCTGGAGGCGATCAAGAAGGCCGAGGATCGGCTGCTATTCAAGGATGCGATGAACAAGATCGGGCTGGATATGCCGAAGTCGTCGCTGGTGAATAATATTCGCGATGGGTTGGAGTTTGCGGCAAAGATAGGGTTCCCGGTAGTGATTCGGCCTTCGTTCACACTGGGTGGTTCAGGTGGCGGGATCGCGTATAACCGCGAGGAGTTGATGGAGATTCTTTCGCGCGGGCTGGATCTTTCGCCGGTGCATGAGTGCCTGCTTGAGGAGAGCGTGCTCGGGTGGAAGGAGTATGAGCTGGAGGTGGTGCGTGACCTGAAGGACAACGTCATCATCATCTGTTCGATTGAGAATTTTGATCCGATGGGTGTGCATACGGGCGACTCGATTACGGTGGCTCCGGCGCAGACGCTGACCGACCGCGAATACCAGGTGATGCGCAATGCGGCGATTGCGGTGATTCGCGAGATCGGCGTCGAGACGGGCGGCAGCAATGTGCAGTTTGCGGTGAATCCGGTGACCGGGCGGATGACGGTGATCGAGATGAATCCGCGTGTGTCGCGGTCGAGCGCGCTGGCGAGTAAGGCGACGGGGTTCCCGATTGCGAAGATCGCGGCACGGCTTGCGGTGGGCTACACGCTGGATGAGATTCAGAACGATATTACGAAGGCCACGCCGGCTTGCTTTGAGCCGACGATTGATTATGTCGTCGTAAAGATTCCGAAGTGGCAGTTTGAGAAGTTTCCGGGCGCCGATGAGGGGCTGGGGCCGCAGATGAAGTCTGTGGGCGAGGTTATGGCGATTGGGCGCACCTTCAAAGAAGCGATGATGAAAGCGGTGCGGTCGCTGGAGACGGGCAAGAAGGCCACGGCGGATGATATTGAACCGCGACGGCTGACGCAGCGGCTGGTGACGCCGCATCCGGACCGGTTGGCTTATATCCGGTATGCGTTTGAGAAGGGAATGACAGTGCGCGAGGTTGCGCGCATGACTTCGATGGACCCGTGGTTCCTGTATCAGATCAAGCAGATTACGGATGAGATCAAGGCTGTTGCCAGCGTGGGGATTGATGCGGTGACGGCGGATCAGTTGCGCGCGGCGAAGCGGATGGGTGTTTCGGATGAGCGGCTCGCGGCTAACTGGGGTTTGACTGGAGCGGAGGGCACGGCTGCGGTTCGTGCGCTGCGCAAGAAGCTGGGTGTGATGCCGGTGTACAAGCTGGTGGATACGTGCGCTGCAGAGTTCGAGAGCTATACGCCGTATCTGTATAGCTGCTACGACGAAGAGGATGAGGCGGCTCCGACGGATAAGAAGAAGATTCTGATCCTGGGTAGTGGGCCGAACCGGATCGGGCAGGGAATTGAGTTCGATTACTGCTGCTGCCATGCAGCGTTCGCGCTGCGTGAGGATGGCTACGAGACCATCATGGTGAACTGCAATCCGGAGACGGTTTCGACGGACTATGACACGAGCGATCGGTTGTACTTTGAACCCTTGACGCTGGAGGATGTGCTGGGTGTGTATGAGCACGAGGCTTCAGAGGGCGCGGAGATCGGGGTGATTGTGCAGTTCGGCGGGCAGACTCCGCTGAATCTTTCACTGCCATTGAAGAAGGCGGGCGTGCCGATTATTGGGACTTCACCGGAGTCGATCGACCTGGCTGAGGATCGTAAGCGGTTTGGGAAGTTGATTGAGGAGTTGAAGATTCCGCAGCCTGAGGGCGCGATGGCGACCAGTGTGGAAGAGGCGGTTGCGGGCGCGAATCGCGTGGGGTATCCGGTGCTGGTACGGCCTTCATATGTGCTGGGCGGACGCGCGATGGTGATTGCGTATGACGACGCTGCGGTCGTGCAGTACATGACGACGGCGATTGAGTTCTCGCAGGAGCGGCCGGTGCTGATCGACCACTTCCTTGAGGATGCGACAGAGTGCGATGTGGATGCGCTGTGCGATGGCGATGATGTTGTGATCGCCGGAATTATGGAGCATATCGAGGAGGCTGGGATTCACTCGGGCGACTCGTCGTGTGTGCTGCCTGCGGTGGATTTGAGCGAGGACGTGCTCAATACGATTCGGGAGTACACACGGAAGCTGGCGATGGCTCTGAATGTTCGCGGGCTGGTGAATCTCCAGTTCGCGATTCAGCGTGGCAAGGTGTATGTGATTGAGGTGAATCCGCGGGCTTCGCGCACGGTGCCCTATGTCTCGAAGGCTACGGGTGTTCCGCTGGCGAAGATTGCTTCGCGCATCATGGTTGGTAAGAAGCTGAAGGAATTGCTGTCGGAGCAGGTCAAGAGTGGCAAGGATCTTGAGACGGGGGCGCACTACTTTGTGAAGTCGCCGGTGTTTCCGTGGGGCAAGTTCCAGGGCGTCGATACTGTGCTCGGGCCGGAGATGAAGTCGACTGGCGAGGTGATGGGTGTCGCGGATAACTTTGGCGAGGCCTTTGCCAAGGCACAGATTGCTGCTGGGCAAGTGCTGCCGCTGAAGGGAACGATCTTTTTGAGCGTGAACGATCATGACAAGGAAGGCGTCGTGCCGCTGGCCAGGCAGTTTATGGAGATGGGCTTCCACCTGGTGGCCACGCATGGGACGGCCAGCGTGCTGGAGGACGCTGGGCTACAACCGGAACGCGTCTACAAGGTGAAGGAAGGCCGGCCGAATGTGGTGGACCTGATCAAGGGCGACCGAATTCAGTTGATTGTGAATACTCCGCGCGGGCAGGATACGTTCTTCGACGAGAAGGCGATTCGGCGGGCGGCTGTGTTGGCGCGGATCCCGACGATTACGACGCTGGCGGCTGCGAGGGCTGCGGCGGAGGGGATTTCAGCGCTGCAGCAGGGGACGCTGAATGTGTTTGCTTTGCAGGCGCTGCACGCAGACCGGGTGGCGGAGCGGGTCTAGGTCGCTTTTGTTTGCGACGGGGTGAAGCGGTGGGCTTCGCCCCTAGTCAGCGAGGCCGAAGCGGGCGCCGACGGCGTAGCCGATCATGGAGAACGGAATCCAGGTGCCGAAGAACAGGCCGTCTCCGGCCATCAGACCACTTCCGTGATTGATCGAGAAGAAGGTGCGCCAGAGCTTTTCGACTGCGCCGCAGTCTTCGCAGAGACCCGGGCCGGTGGGCAGGTCGAGCACCCAGACGCAGACGATGGAGAAGAAAACGAGGCCCGAGATCCAGACGTAACTTGCGACTTCGTTGCGTCGCATGCGGGCGATGAAGAAGCCGCCCACCATGGGTACAAAGAAAGCCAGGATAGTGGCAAGGATCTTAGGATTGGCGGACTCGGGATCGGGTCGATTCATCGTCATGACGCCCATGACGAGGCCGAGGAAGGCGAGGGCAAGAAAGGTGTGAGTGAGGAACCAGAGCGCCTCGCGGCCCAGTTCGCCGATTGATTTGCCCTGCGAGATGTCCTGATTGGTGTTCATGTGGGTCATAGCGAGGGTATCGCAAATCGGGGTCGCAGCGGGAGTGGGTGGTTACGTCTTTCGTGGCATAAGTGGGGTGCGACCGCGGATTTTCGCGGATGGCGCCTATTTAACGGAACAACGAAGGAAGTCGGAGTTGATCGAAGTTTCTCTTAGAATAGAGGGATGCTGCTTGAAGGACTTTTTATCCCACTGACCACGCCGTTCTATCCGGACGGAAGCCTCAATCTACGCAAGCTGGAGCACAATGCGGACCGCTATTCGAAGACGCCTGCCGCTGGGTTGGTGGTGCTGAGCGAACAGGGAGAACCTTCGATGCTCTCGGATGAAGAGACGCGGAAGACGTTGCTGACAGCTACGGAGAATGCGGGTGCAGAGAAGGTGCTGCTGGCCGGGGTGTCGCGGGACAGTGTGGCCGGGACGCTGGAGTTGGCGGAGTATGCGGCGAGCGTGGGCTATGATGCGGTCCTGGTGAAGCAGCCTTCTGTGGTGAAGAACAGCAGGGAGTTGCTGACGTACTTTAGGGCAGTTGCGGATCGTACTGCGCTGCCGGTGGTGTTGTACAGCCCTGATGGTTTGTTGCCGGTGGATGTGGTGGTGGAGCTTGCAGCACACGCTCAGATTATCGGGCTGCTGAATGGCGGGGTCGGCGAACGTGTCGTGCAGGTGAAGGCCGGAACTGCGTATGTGCGGCGTGAGGTAACGGTGACGACAGTCTTCGCTGCGGTGACGGGAAGGATGCAGGCGCAGGAGCCGGCGGGGGCGGGGACGTTTATTTCGGCTGATGTGCTGACGGATGGCGGAGCAGCGCTGGCGGTTGCGCCTCCTAAGCCTGCGCTCAAGACGCGGACGAAGGTGGTTGGGTTTCAGGTGCTGGGTGGGGCTTCGGCGGGGATGCTGGAGGCGCTGCAAGCTGGCGCTGTAGGCGTGGCTCCGGGATTTGCTGCTTGCGCCCCGCAGGGATGTTATGAAGTGTTCGCCGCGTGGAAGGATGGGGACTTGGCGCTGGCCGAGGAGAAACAGGTTCGGCTGCGCGATGCGATTACTAAGGTTGAGACGGAGTTGGGTACGCCGGGGATCCGGTTTGGTTGCGATTTAAATGGATATTTTGGTGGGCGGCCTCGGCTGCCGCTGCTTCCGATCACGGGAGAGCAGCGGGAGGCCATTGAAGGGCTGATGCGCGGGGTGCGGAATTAGTTCTTAGGCAGATCTGCGCCAAAGCCCGCCAGTAAGACAGTCGCTGCGAACAGTAACGTGTCGCCTACGTAGTTGATTCCTTCCACTGCGAGCGGGGTATGGATCTCCATGACGAGGATTGGAACGTAGAAAAACGCCGTGAGCAGCAGGAGCACCATTCCTGAGCTTGCGGCTGCGACGCGGATCGTGCGGGGGACAAGCAGCCCAATACCGGCGAGGAGCAGGGTTGTTCCCATGAAATACGAAAGCAGCGTCGGCGCGGGCACCCACGCGGGGATCATCTTTTCCAGCGGGACGCCGGGTACGAATTGTGGGAAGAGAAAGTGCTGGATCGCGTAGAAGATCATCGTCGCGCCAACGAATACTCGGCCGAGTCGCATGAGCATAGTGCCGACTAAGCTTCCGCGTGGCCACAGGCTGCCCGACAGGACCATTGCTCCGGCGCCGAAGGCCGTCTCGCGTGCGGTGAGCGTCCAGAAGAGGCGCTCATGCAGACGCGGAGGCAGGTTGGGCAGGTCGACTGTGACGACGATGAGAAGAAAAAAAAGAGCAAGCAGCAATGCCGACCACCGCACATAGCGCCAGATTATGAAACTGACGGCTGCAGCCAGCAGAGCCACGCCAAAGAAGTAAGTCCAGAACAGAGGACCCGGCAGCCAGCGCGGCACGATGGGCATGAGATCGCGTGCGGCAAGGAAGTGCTCCGCTGCAAAGATTGCTAGCGCGACGGCCTCGAAGGGGGGTCCGAGCACTATTACCTTGTCTGCGCCGCAAGCTGCGCGAAACCGTGGCTGGACAAGGACAAGTCCCGCGACCAGCGCAGCGATGCCCGCAGCAAGCATCCCCCATACCTCTACAGACATACCCGTCTCCCGTGATCAAGGACCCAAACAGAGACTATTTCGAAGGGGCAACAGAATACCATGCGCCAGCGCGTCGCTTAGAACAAGCGCAGGCCCCATCCCTTTGGTGATGGGGAAGTTCCTAAATGTCGAAGGGCTGTGGGAGATGCTGGCAGAGACCTTACTGGACGGGGCGTTTTGGGGTGACAGGGATGCCCATGCCGCTGAGCTTGCTGCGGGCCTGCATGGCCTCGGGCGAATTGGGGTAGCGCTGGATGAGGGAGCGCAGTTCGCGGACGCCGGCGTCGGCTTGCTTGAGGGCGATGAGCGCCTGACCTTTGTGCAGGTGGGCTACGGGGACCTTGCTGCTGTCGGGGTACTGTTCAATGACCTTGTCGTAGGCCTTGACGGCGTTTGCATACTGGCCGGCGCGGTATTCGATCTCGCCCTGGTAGTAGTTGGCGTTTCCCGAGAGGGGATGGTCGGGGTAGAACTTGATGAGATCGCCGAACTCGGAGGAGGCGAGCGGATACTTGGCGGCCATGTAGTCGCCTAGCGCCGTTTTGTAGAGATCGTCGGCAGGAGGCGCGGCTGTGGCTGCCGGCGCTTCAACTGGAGCTGGTGCCGGTGCGACTGCGAGCGGTGTGCCGGCGGATGGCTTTCCTTTGCGGCCTGTCGGTGCGGGTGGGGGCGGAGCAGGCGTTTCGACCACTGGGGCGGGAGTGGCAGTCACAGTGGCAGGTGTTCCGCCCGGCAGACCCTGCATGTTGGCGCTCATGGATTGCTGCTGGCTTTGGACGTCCTGCATGAGTTTCTCGAGACGGGCTAGGCGGGCCTTCATCTCGTCGAGCGAGTCGTTGAGGGACTGGATCTGGCCGGAGACCTGATCGACCTTGCCGGTCTGCGCCTCCGTCTGGGTCTGCAGGTTCTTCTGCAGGGTCTCGACTGTAGTCGACATGCGATTGATGGAGTCGGCGTTCTGCTGCATGAGGTCCTTCATGACGCCCATGCGCTCGTCGTTGGACTGCTGGAGGCGTGCGACGGCATCCTGCAACTGCTGGATTTGGGTCTGAAGCTGAATCATGTCCTTGTTGACGGCGAAGGCAGGCGAGGACCAGAACAGGGCTCCAGCGAGAAGGGCCGAGGCAGTGAGTCGGAAAGAGATTGGCTTGCGTGTGGGCTTATACATGGCGGAGTCGGCTCGCCTTTCTTGTGGAGCTGTCAGGCCCCGCGCAGCGGTGTACGCGAGGCCTGAGGTTGGTGGATGGGACCAGGGGTTAGCGGTCGATGGAGAACTGGGCGCGGCGGTTCTGCTGCCAGCACTCCTCGTTCGACTCGGTGCAGAACTGCTTCTCCTTGCCAAAGCTGATGACGCGCAGACGGTTGGCTGGGACGCCAGCGTTGACGAGGGCAGTACGAGCGGCATTGGCGCGGTTTTCGCCAAGGGCCAGGTTGTACTCTGCCGATCCGCGCTCGTCCGCGTAGCCGCCGATGACGATCTTGAGGGTCGGGTGAGCGATGAGGAAGGTAGCGGCTCCTGAGGTTGCGGCGACGGCGTCTGGGCGCAACTCGTAGCTGTCGAAGTCGAAGAAGGCGTCCTTGACGTTCTGCTTGAAGAGCTGCTCGCTAGTCATGTCTGTCTCAGCAGGCGGAGGAGTTGGAGCTACAGGAACGCGAACGGTTACACGAACGTTGGCTTCCGTAGAGCCGCCATCGCCCTTGGCGGTGAGATGGAAGTTGGTGGAGCTGGAAGGCGCGACGGTCTGGGTGCCGTTGGCTGGGACCTCGCCGATGCCGTCAATGGTGACGACGGTGGCGTTCTGGGTGCGCCAGTTGAGGACTACCGATTGGCCGAGGTCGACGGCGAGAGGATCGGCGGTGATGGCTGCAGTGGGGGCTGCCGCTGGGGCCGGAGCAGGAGGGATAGCGGCGGGGGGAGCGGCCGTGTTCTTGTGGCAACCGGTGGCGGTGAGGATGGCTAGGGTCGAGGCCAGCGCAAGGGCTTGGCTAAGGCTGGGGCGTGCGTTCATCGGATGCTCTCCTGTTCAAATCATAATGAATCAAAAAACCAAGGTGGACTGCGAAGGTTGTTTCGCAGGGCAGGACTGCAATTATTTCCAACTCCAGTTTGGCATGTCGGCGCCGGGGCCGGTAAGAGCGCGGCGTTGCGTACCGTCGGCCAGCATAGTCCAAATCTTCATGTGGGCGTCTTTGCCGTCGGCGGCGTTAGCGAAGACGATATGGCGGCCGTCGGGCGACCAGGAGGGGAAGTCGCAGGGGCCTATGTCGTGGGTGAGCTGAATCCAGCGCTTGGTGGCGACCTCCATGACGTAGATGTCACGGCCGCCGGGGGCGCCGGGGCCGTACTTGCGATCCCATGCGAAGG encodes:
- a CDS encoding dihydrodipicolinate synthase family protein is translated as MLLEGLFIPLTTPFYPDGSLNLRKLEHNADRYSKTPAAGLVVLSEQGEPSMLSDEETRKTLLTATENAGAEKVLLAGVSRDSVAGTLELAEYAASVGYDAVLVKQPSVVKNSRELLTYFRAVADRTALPVVLYSPDGLLPVDVVVELAAHAQIIGLLNGGVGERVVQVKAGTAYVRREVTVTTVFAAVTGRMQAQEPAGAGTFISADVLTDGGAALAVAPPKPALKTRTKVVGFQVLGGASAGMLEALQAGAVGVAPGFAACAPQGCYEVFAAWKDGDLALAEEKQVRLRDAITKVETELGTPGIRFGCDLNGYFGGRPRLPLLPITGEQREAIEGLMRGVRN
- a CDS encoding tetratricopeptide repeat protein, producing MYKPTRKPISFRLTASALLAGALFWSSPAFAVNKDMIQLQTQIQQLQDAVARLQQSNDERMGVMKDLMQQNADSINRMSTTVETLQKNLQTQTEAQTGKVDQVSGQIQSLNDSLDEMKARLARLEKLMQDVQSQQQSMSANMQGLPGGTPATVTATPAPVVETPAPPPPAPTGRKGKPSAGTPLAVAPAPAPVEAPAATAAPPADDLYKTALGDYMAAKYPLASSEFGDLIKFYPDHPLSGNANYYQGEIEYRAGQYANAVKAYDKVIEQYPDSSKVPVAHLHKGQALIALKQADAGVRELRSLIQRYPNSPEAMQARSKLSGMGIPVTPKRPVQ
- a CDS encoding OmpA family protein, with translation MNARPSLSQALALASTLAILTATGCHKNTAAPPAAIPPAPAPAAAPTAAITADPLAVDLGQSVVLNWRTQNATVVTIDGIGEVPANGTQTVAPSSSTNFHLTAKGDGGSTEANVRVTVRVPVAPTPPPAETDMTSEQLFKQNVKDAFFDFDSYELRPDAVAATSGAATFLIAHPTLKIVIGGYADERGSAEYNLALGENRANAARTALVNAGVPANRLRVISFGKEKQFCTESNEECWQQNRRAQFSIDR
- the carA gene encoding glutamine-hydrolyzing carbamoyl-phosphate synthase small subunit, with translation MQAILALEDGRIFRGKSFGARAECSGEVVFNTSLTGYQEIFTDPSYAGQIVVLTNPHIGNYGTTPHDAEAKRPYIEGLVTREFSPMSSNWRSTQVADEYLERYGVPVIAEVDTRAVVRHLRANGVMRGVIASGDNLDVDALVARARAIKKMEGTDLASVVSTKEAYTWDATEPKNQTGDSLLKSTVDGADPLHVVAYDFGIKENILRMLARENINVTVVPARTPAEDVLAMNPDGVFFSNGPGDPEPLDYAIETVQKLKGKKPLFGICLGHQIFGLALGGKTYKLKFGHHGGNHPIMNHQTGKVEITAQNHNFNVDPDSLPGDVEKTHTNLNDQTLAGLKHKTDPMFSVQYHPEASPGPHDSHYLFKDFRKMMEEWKR
- the carB gene encoding carbamoyl-phosphate synthase large subunit; this translates as MPRRNDIAKILVIGSGPIVIGQSAEFDYSGTQACKALKAEGYEVVLINSNPASIMTDPEVADRTYIEPLNAAYLEEILRIEVEMMQEGSGKFALLPTVGGQTALNLAVDLADSGVLEKLGVELIGAKLEAIKKAEDRLLFKDAMNKIGLDMPKSSLVNNIRDGLEFAAKIGFPVVIRPSFTLGGSGGGIAYNREELMEILSRGLDLSPVHECLLEESVLGWKEYELEVVRDLKDNVIIICSIENFDPMGVHTGDSITVAPAQTLTDREYQVMRNAAIAVIREIGVETGGSNVQFAVNPVTGRMTVIEMNPRVSRSSALASKATGFPIAKIAARLAVGYTLDEIQNDITKATPACFEPTIDYVVVKIPKWQFEKFPGADEGLGPQMKSVGEVMAIGRTFKEAMMKAVRSLETGKKATADDIEPRRLTQRLVTPHPDRLAYIRYAFEKGMTVREVARMTSMDPWFLYQIKQITDEIKAVASVGIDAVTADQLRAAKRMGVSDERLAANWGLTGAEGTAAVRALRKKLGVMPVYKLVDTCAAEFESYTPYLYSCYDEEDEAAPTDKKKILILGSGPNRIGQGIEFDYCCCHAAFALREDGYETIMVNCNPETVSTDYDTSDRLYFEPLTLEDVLGVYEHEASEGAEIGVIVQFGGQTPLNLSLPLKKAGVPIIGTSPESIDLAEDRKRFGKLIEELKIPQPEGAMATSVEEAVAGANRVGYPVLVRPSYVLGGRAMVIAYDDAAVVQYMTTAIEFSQERPVLIDHFLEDATECDVDALCDGDDVVIAGIMEHIEEAGIHSGDSSCVLPAVDLSEDVLNTIREYTRKLAMALNVRGLVNLQFAIQRGKVYVIEVNPRASRTVPYVSKATGVPLAKIASRIMVGKKLKELLSEQVKSGKDLETGAHYFVKSPVFPWGKFQGVDTVLGPEMKSTGEVMGVADNFGEAFAKAQIAAGQVLPLKGTIFLSVNDHDKEGVVPLARQFMEMGFHLVATHGTASVLEDAGLQPERVYKVKEGRPNVVDLIKGDRIQLIVNTPRGQDTFFDEKAIRRAAVLARIPTITTLAAARAAAEGISALQQGTLNVFALQALHADRVAERV